TAAATCGTCTTCAGAAACTTCAATAGGTCCTTTGCTATTCGCAAATGGATCTTCATCTACACGTGTATAATTTTGCTGATTTTGAGGTGGTTGTTGATAAGAACCATAAGATTCCTGTGGTTGCCCACCACCATAGTTTTGGTTTGACTGATTCGATGTTGGTTGCCCACCATAGTTTCCGCCACCGCCGTATGATGCAGCTGGTGCTTGTCCACCTTGAGATGCATTTGCTCCTCCGCGCGGTTCTAAGAACTGCACAGCGTCTGCAATTACGTCCGTTGTATAGACACGCTTACCATCTTGTCCTTCATAGCTGCCTGTTTGAATTCGGCCTTCTACACCAATCAAACTCCCTTTTTTCATGAAGTTTGCTAAGTTTTCAGCTTGCTTTCTCCAAGCAATACAACCAATGAAATCTGCTTCGCGTTCACCCGATTGGCTCGAAAAAGTACGGTTTACAGCAATTGTAAAACGCGCCATTGGAACTCCACTCGGTGTGTAACGAAGCTCTGGATCTTTTGTTAGTCTTCCAACTAATACAACACGGTTAATCATCAATATACCCTCCCTTTTTTCAGCAGTTTTGTTTAAAAATTATTTGTCTTCTTCGCGTACTGCGATGTGACGGATGATATCTTCGCTGATGTTAGCTAAACGAGTGAACTCGTTGATCGCTTCAGTTCCAGCGTTGATTTTCACGATTTGGTAGAAACCTTCGCGGAAGTCGTTGATTTCGTAAGCTAAACGGCGTTTACCCCACTCTTTTGCTTCAGTGATCTCTGCACCATTTGAAGTTAAGATTTCGTTGAAACGCTCTACTAAAGCTTTCTTCGCTTCTTCTTCAATGTTTGGGCGGATGATGTACATTAATTCGTACTTTCTCATTTGTGTTTGCACCTCCTTATGGACTTGGGCTCTCCTGTTAACAGGGAGCAAGGAGTAAGTAACTTCTGTTACTCACATCAATGAATTGTATCACAATTTACTTTTATACGCAACCGCATAGATCACTTAATCTTTATTCATTTTTTGTTATAATCATTAGTAACGGAGGTGTTTTATGGATGACAAACAACCAATCATCATTGAATTAAATATGCAAAAAATAATGCGTGATAATATTATTTTAACCATTGTACTAGTTATTTTAATGATTGCCTTAAATGCACTGATTCATCAACGTTTTACATTCGACTTTTCGCTGGTTGATTATATTTACTTGTTTACAGCCTATATATTGCTGATTATTTTACATGAAGCTTTTCACTTAATCGGCTTTATGATTTTTGGTGGTGTACCGTATAAGGACCTTGATTATGGGGTTAACTTGAAACTTGGCATTGCTTATGCGACAACTAAACAGCCACTTACAAACGCAGCAATGAAAAAAGCATTATTATTGCCATTTTGGATGACTGGTGTTGCACCTACTGTAATTGGTTTAGCACTCGATAACTTTTTAATTGTATTTGTCGGTGCACTCTTAATGGCCGGTGCGATTGGTGATTTTCATATGTATAAAGAATTGCGTAAATATCCAAACGATGCTGTCGTGAAAGACGATCCAAAAGAACCTAAACTATATGTTTATGAAAAGTAAAAGACGATTTGCCAAGCTAAATTGGTGGCAAATCGTCTTTATTTTCCTACACGTTAAATAAGAATTCCAGTACGTCGCCGTCTTGTACAACGTATTCTTTACCTTCAGCACGCACACGGCCTGCTTCTTTAGCAGCTGGCTTTGAGCCGAATTCTACTAAGTCTGTGAACGCAACTGTTTCTGCACGGATGAAGCCGCGCTCGAAATCAGTATGGATAATTCCTGCACATTGAGGTGCTTTCATCCCTTTACGGAATGTCCATGCACGAACCTCTTGTACACCAGCAGTGAAGTAAGTTGCTAAACCTAATAAGCTATAAGAAGCTTTAATTAATTGATCTAAGCCTGATTCAGCAATTCCTAATTCAGCTAAAAATTCTTTTTTCTCATCGTCTTCTAACTCAGAGATTTCCTCTTCAATCTTCGCACAAATTGTAATGACTTGTGCGCCTTCAGCTGCAGCATATTCTTGTACCATTTTTACGTACTTGTTATCCGCTGGGTCTGCCACTTCATCTTCAGAAACGTTTGCTACATAAAGCATTGGTTTGACTGTTAATAAGTGTAGACCTTTAATGATTTTTTTCTCATCATCTGAAAGGTCTGCTGCACGCGCAGGTTTTTCAGCTTCTAATACTTCTTTAATTTTTTGAAGAATAGGTTCT
The sequence above is a segment of the Solibacillus sp. FSL H8-0523 genome. Coding sequences within it:
- the ssb gene encoding single-stranded DNA-binding protein → MINRVVLVGRLTKDPELRYTPSGVPMARFTIAVNRTFSSQSGEREADFIGCIAWRKQAENLANFMKKGSLIGVEGRIQTGSYEGQDGKRVYTTDVIADAVQFLEPRGGANASQGGQAPAASYGGGGNYGGQPTSNQSNQNYGGGQPQESYGSYQQPPQNQQNYTRVDEDPFANSKGPIEVSEDDLPF
- a CDS encoding DUF3267 domain-containing protein, yielding MDDKQPIIIELNMQKIMRDNIILTIVLVILMIALNALIHQRFTFDFSLVDYIYLFTAYILLIILHEAFHLIGFMIFGGVPYKDLDYGVNLKLGIAYATTKQPLTNAAMKKALLLPFWMTGVAPTVIGLALDNFLIVFVGALLMAGAIGDFHMYKELRKYPNDAVVKDDPKEPKLYVYEK
- the rpsF gene encoding 30S ribosomal protein S6, translated to MRKYELMYIIRPNIEEEAKKALVERFNEILTSNGAEITEAKEWGKRRLAYEINDFREGFYQIVKINAGTEAINEFTRLANISEDIIRHIAVREEDK
- the ychF gene encoding redox-regulated ATPase YchF; protein product: MALTAGIVGLPNVGKSTLFNAITKAGALAANYPFATIEPNVGSVTVPDKRLDKLTELVTPKKTVPTTFEFTDIAGIVKGASTGEGLGNKFLAHIREVDAICQVVRCFEDDNITHVSGTVNPIDDIEVINLELILADMESVDKRIARVVKMAKQKDKEAMLEEPILQKIKEVLEAEKPARAADLSDDEKKIIKGLHLLTVKPMLYVANVSEDEVADPADNKYVKMVQEYAAAEGAQVITICAKIEEEISELEDDEKKEFLAELGIAESGLDQLIKASYSLLGLATYFTAGVQEVRAWTFRKGMKAPQCAGIIHTDFERGFIRAETVAFTDLVEFGSKPAAKEAGRVRAEGKEYVVQDGDVLEFLFNV